Proteins from a genomic interval of Kitasatospora herbaricolor:
- a CDS encoding ABC transporter ATP-binding protein, which translates to MEPEPAAPRLSGTALTLAYERRTIAENLTVAIPDRSFTVIVGPNACGKSTLLRALSRTLKPAAGAVLLDGQDITGLPAKKVARTLGLLPQSSVAPDGISVAELVARGRYPHQGLLRQWSARDEAVVEESMAATGVGDLAERTVDELSGGQRQRVWIAMALAQETPLLLLDEPTTYLDIAHQIEILDLCARLHEEQGRTLVAVLHDLNHAARYATHLIAMREGRVVASGAPGEVVTAELVHEVFGLPCRVIDDPETGTPLVIPAARRRAGQAAGA; encoded by the coding sequence ATGGAACCGGAACCGGCCGCCCCACGGCTGAGCGGTACCGCGCTCACCCTCGCGTACGAGCGGCGGACCATCGCCGAGAACCTCACGGTGGCGATCCCCGACCGGTCCTTCACCGTCATCGTCGGGCCGAACGCCTGCGGCAAGTCCACCCTGCTGCGCGCCCTGTCGCGGACCTTGAAGCCGGCCGCCGGGGCGGTCCTGCTGGACGGTCAGGACATCACCGGTCTGCCCGCCAAGAAGGTGGCCCGGACGCTCGGCCTGCTGCCGCAGTCCTCGGTCGCCCCGGACGGCATCAGCGTGGCCGAGCTGGTCGCGCGCGGGCGCTACCCGCACCAGGGCCTGCTGCGGCAGTGGTCCGCGCGGGACGAGGCGGTGGTCGAGGAGTCGATGGCGGCGACCGGCGTCGGGGACCTCGCCGAGCGGACGGTGGACGAGCTCTCCGGCGGCCAGCGCCAGCGGGTGTGGATCGCGATGGCGCTCGCCCAGGAGACCCCGTTGCTGCTGCTGGACGAGCCGACCACGTACCTCGACATCGCCCACCAGATCGAGATCCTCGACCTGTGCGCACGGCTGCACGAGGAGCAGGGCCGCACGCTGGTCGCCGTCCTGCACGACCTCAACCACGCGGCCCGCTACGCCACCCACCTGATCGCGATGCGCGAGGGCCGGGTGGTGGCGTCGGGGGCGCCGGGGGAGGTGGTCACCGCCGAGCTGGTGCACGAGGTGTTCGGGCTGCCCTGCCGGGTGATCGACGATCCGGAGACCGGTACGCCGCTGGTGATCCCGGCGGCGCGGCGGCGGGCCGGGCAGGCTGCCGGGGCCTGA
- a CDS encoding FecCD family ABC transporter permease produces MRALRSAGGRSVLLRPRAVAVGAACALLALVVGVLALGSGDYPIAPADVLRTLTGGGSPAEDFIVNQLRLPRVVTALLVGAALALAGALFQSLVRNPLGSPDILGFTQGAATGALLVVVAGGSSLALAGGAVAGGLLTGVLIYALAWRGGVHGHRLVLVGIGTAAILTGVNGYLLTRAQLMDAARAVLWLTGSLDGRGWQDAWPLLAATVVLVPVVLGCGRALRMIEMGDEAAGGLGIRVEPVRLTLLASAVLLASLAAAAAGPVSFVALIAPQLTRRLTRAPGPNLLPSMCTGAALLVTADWAAQRLFAGHQLPVGVVTGVLGGGYLVRLLATERRAARL; encoded by the coding sequence ATGAGGGCACTGCGTTCGGCCGGCGGGCGCTCCGTGCTCCTGCGGCCCCGGGCGGTCGCGGTCGGGGCGGCCTGCGCGCTGCTGGCGCTGGTCGTCGGTGTGCTCGCGCTGGGCAGCGGCGACTACCCGATCGCCCCGGCCGACGTGCTGCGCACCCTCACCGGTGGCGGCTCGCCCGCCGAGGACTTCATCGTCAACCAGCTGCGGCTGCCCCGGGTGGTGACCGCCCTGCTGGTGGGCGCGGCGCTGGCGCTGGCCGGCGCGCTCTTCCAGTCGCTGGTCCGCAACCCGCTGGGCAGCCCGGACATCCTCGGGTTCACCCAGGGCGCGGCGACCGGCGCGCTGCTGGTCGTGGTGGCCGGCGGCAGCAGTCTGGCCCTGGCCGGCGGCGCGGTGGCCGGCGGTCTGCTCACCGGGGTGCTGATCTACGCCCTGGCCTGGCGCGGCGGGGTGCACGGGCACCGGCTGGTGCTGGTCGGGATCGGCACCGCCGCGATCCTCACCGGCGTCAACGGCTATCTGCTGACCCGGGCCCAGCTGATGGACGCGGCCCGGGCGGTGCTCTGGCTCACCGGCAGTCTGGACGGGCGCGGCTGGCAGGACGCCTGGCCGCTGCTGGCCGCGACGGTGGTGCTGGTCCCGGTGGTGCTGGGTTGCGGCCGGGCGCTGCGGATGATCGAGATGGGCGACGAAGCGGCCGGCGGCCTGGGCATCAGGGTCGAACCGGTGCGGCTGACACTGCTGGCCTCGGCCGTCCTGCTGGCCTCGCTGGCGGCGGCCGCCGCCGGCCCGGTCTCGTTCGTGGCGCTCATCGCACCCCAGCTGACCAGGCGGCTGACCCGCGCGCCCGGGCCGAACCTGCTGCCCTCGATGTGCACCGGCGCGGCCCTGCTGGTCACCGCGGACTGGGCGGCCCAGCGGTTGTTCGCCGGTCACCAGCTGCCGGTCGGCGTGGTGACGGGCGTGCTCGGCGGGGGCTACCTGGTCCGGCTGCTCGCCACCGAGCGCCGGGCGGCCCGGCTGTGA
- a CDS encoding FecCD family ABC transporter permease, with protein MSVTNSPPLQGGSAPSRPSSGLLGGVRPGGRHAPRAVGLAGSVLVLLLVLVLSIGVGAKQLSPGEVWQGLVDSHSEAWTVVHRMRLPRTLLGLLAGAALGLAGAVMQALTRNPLADPGLLGINAGASAAVVTAASLFGVATFDGYVWFALAGTAVVAVLVYAVGGGRGATPARLALAGAALNATLYSYVSATMLLDTASLDRMRFWTVGSLAGAEPSTVLKVLPFVSAGLLLALVLARPLNAMALGDDSARALGARPGLVRAGAVLAVTLLCGAATAACGPIVFVGLMVPHLVRSLTGPDLRWLFPYCAVLAPVLLLGADVLGRVLGRPGELQVGIVTAVLGGPFFLYFARRGKVARA; from the coding sequence GTGTCCGTCACCAACTCGCCTCCGCTCCAAGGAGGTTCGGCGCCGTCCCGACCCTCCTCGGGGCTGCTGGGCGGTGTCCGCCCGGGTGGACGCCATGCCCCTCGCGCCGTCGGGCTCGCCGGCTCCGTCCTGGTGCTGCTGCTCGTCCTGGTGCTGAGCATCGGTGTCGGGGCCAAGCAGCTCTCACCCGGTGAGGTCTGGCAGGGCCTGGTCGACAGTCACTCCGAGGCCTGGACCGTGGTGCACCGGATGCGGCTGCCGCGCACCCTGCTCGGGCTGCTGGCCGGTGCGGCCCTGGGCCTGGCCGGCGCCGTGATGCAGGCCCTGACCCGCAATCCGCTGGCCGACCCCGGCCTGCTCGGCATCAACGCGGGCGCCTCGGCGGCGGTGGTCACCGCGGCCTCGCTGTTCGGGGTCGCCACCTTCGACGGGTACGTCTGGTTCGCGCTGGCCGGCACCGCGGTGGTCGCCGTCCTGGTCTACGCGGTCGGCGGCGGTCGCGGGGCCACCCCCGCCCGGCTGGCCCTCGCCGGGGCGGCGCTCAACGCCACGCTCTACTCCTACGTCAGCGCGACCATGCTGCTGGACACCGCCTCGCTGGACCGGATGCGGTTCTGGACGGTCGGCTCGCTGGCCGGCGCCGAGCCCTCGACGGTGCTCAAGGTGCTGCCCTTCGTCTCGGCGGGCCTGCTGCTCGCGCTCGTCCTCGCCCGGCCGCTCAACGCGATGGCCCTCGGTGACGACTCGGCCCGCGCCCTGGGGGCCCGCCCCGGCCTCGTCCGCGCCGGCGCCGTCCTGGCGGTGACCCTGCTCTGCGGGGCCGCCACCGCCGCCTGCGGCCCGATCGTCTTCGTCGGCCTGATGGTGCCCCACCTCGTCCGCTCGCTGACCGGGCCCGACCTGCGCTGGCTGTTCCCCTACTGCGCGGTGCTCGCGCCCGTCCTGCTGCTCGGCGCCGACGTGCTCGGCCGGGTGCTGGGCCGGCCCGGAGAACTCCAGGTGGGGATCGTCACGGCGGTGCTCGGCGGCCCGTTCTTCCTCTACTTCGCCCGGCGCGGAAAGGTGGCCCGCGCATGA
- a CDS encoding ABC transporter substrate-binding protein, with translation MPFSRTTPLSRRGLLAAGGAAGLGALLTACGSGGGSGSDAGGGTKGRGPWTFTDDRRKEITAKAVPTRVVAFTGAAAALVDFGLDRQIVGVFGETRTADGKAEAQAGDLAIDKVEILGNVWGEFNIEKYAALRPELLVTHMYDPDAFWYVPDESKDKILQLAPSAVVTTARVPMTQPIEHYAKLAESLGADLTAKKVTDAKARFEAAAENLRQVAKTAKAAGGIKVMAASGSPDLFYVSNPKVSTDLMYFAELGVDFVQPTKLEGGDYFESLSWENAGTFPADLILLDNRSTALQPKDLAAKPAWGQLPAVKAGQVTPWDAVPRFSYAGAAPLLENLAKAVQNARKLS, from the coding sequence ATGCCGTTTTCCCGCACCACCCCCCTGTCCCGGCGCGGCCTGCTCGCCGCCGGCGGCGCCGCCGGCCTCGGCGCCCTGCTGACCGCCTGCGGGAGCGGCGGCGGCAGCGGTTCGGACGCCGGCGGGGGAACGAAGGGCCGCGGCCCCTGGACCTTCACCGACGACCGCAGGAAGGAGATCACCGCCAAGGCCGTCCCGACCCGGGTGGTCGCCTTCACCGGCGCCGCCGCGGCCCTGGTCGACTTCGGCCTCGACCGGCAGATCGTCGGGGTCTTCGGCGAGACGAGGACCGCGGACGGCAAGGCCGAAGCGCAGGCCGGCGACCTCGCGATCGACAAGGTCGAGATCCTCGGCAACGTCTGGGGCGAGTTCAACATCGAGAAGTACGCGGCCCTGCGGCCCGAGCTGCTCGTCACCCACATGTACGACCCCGACGCCTTCTGGTACGTGCCGGACGAGAGCAAGGACAAGATCCTGCAGCTCGCCCCCAGCGCGGTCGTCACCACCGCACGGGTGCCGATGACCCAGCCGATCGAGCACTACGCCAAGCTCGCCGAGTCGCTCGGCGCCGACCTGACGGCCAAGAAGGTCACCGACGCCAAGGCCCGCTTCGAGGCCGCCGCCGAGAACCTCCGCCAGGTCGCCAAGACCGCCAAGGCCGCCGGCGGCATCAAGGTGATGGCCGCCTCCGGCAGCCCCGACCTCTTCTACGTCTCCAACCCGAAGGTCAGCACCGACCTGATGTACTTCGCCGAACTCGGCGTCGACTTCGTCCAGCCGACCAAGCTGGAGGGCGGCGACTACTTCGAGAGCCTCAGCTGGGAGAACGCCGGCACCTTCCCCGCCGACCTGATCCTGCTCGACAACCGCAGCACCGCCCTCCAGCCCAAGGACCTCGCCGCCAAGCCCGCCTGGGGCCAGCTCCCCGCCGTCAAGGCCGGCCAGGTCACCCCGTGGGACGCCGTCCCGCGCTTCTCCTACGCCGGCGCCGCGCCGCTGCTGGAGAACCTCGCCAAGGCCGTCCAGAACGCCAGGAAGCTGAGCTGA
- a CDS encoding siderophore-interacting protein, whose protein sequence is MSGGSENLAAQYDFFEAQVVRTERLGPTMLRITFGGGQLARFVSGGRDQSFSLFLPHPGQAAPVLPVEEGEGWFAAWRALPEDVRAVMRSYTVRAQRRDPDEVDVDFALHGVAPSWSTRSAGPAGPAATWAAAARTGDRVILLGPAVQDNRSVCFRPPAGTDWVLIAADETALPAAGGILDQLPPGLRARVWIEVPHAEDIQDLDVSPETDITWLVRDTPAAPSPLIEAVRAADLPDGTPYAWIAGESGTVKALRRHLVAERGLARRTVTFAGYWRRGASEEDLRTEALTGAGTDGG, encoded by the coding sequence ATGAGCGGCGGATCCGAGAACCTCGCGGCGCAGTACGACTTCTTCGAGGCCCAGGTCGTCCGGACCGAGCGCCTCGGCCCCACCATGCTCCGGATCACCTTCGGCGGCGGGCAGTTGGCCCGCTTCGTCTCCGGCGGCCGGGACCAGAGCTTCTCGCTCTTCCTCCCGCACCCCGGCCAGGCCGCCCCCGTGCTCCCCGTCGAGGAGGGCGAGGGCTGGTTCGCCGCCTGGCGGGCCCTGCCCGAGGACGTCCGGGCCGTGATGCGCTCCTACACCGTCCGCGCGCAGCGCCGCGACCCGGACGAGGTGGACGTCGACTTCGCCCTGCACGGCGTCGCGCCCTCCTGGTCCACCCGCTCCGCCGGCCCGGCCGGCCCGGCCGCCACCTGGGCGGCGGCCGCCAGGACCGGCGACCGCGTGATCCTGCTCGGCCCGGCCGTCCAGGACAACCGCAGCGTCTGCTTCCGCCCGCCGGCCGGCACCGACTGGGTGCTGATCGCAGCCGACGAGACCGCCCTGCCGGCCGCCGGCGGCATCCTCGACCAGCTGCCGCCCGGCCTGCGGGCCCGGGTCTGGATCGAGGTCCCGCACGCCGAGGACATCCAGGACCTGGACGTCTCCCCCGAGACCGACATCACCTGGCTGGTCCGCGACACCCCGGCCGCCCCGTCCCCCCTGATCGAGGCCGTCCGCGCCGCCGACCTCCCCGACGGCACCCCGTACGCCTGGATCGCCGGCGAGTCCGGCACCGTCAAGGCCCTCCGCCGCCACCTGGTCGCCGAACGCGGCCTCGCCCGCCGCACCGTCACCTTCGCCGGCTACTGGCGCCGCGGCGCCTCCGAGGAGGACCTCCGCACGGAGGCCCTGACGGGGGCGGGGACGGACGGGGGCTGA
- the leuE gene encoding leucine efflux protein LeuE: MLGVNDLATYVLGALVIVLLPGPNSLYVLSVAARKGVRTGYRAALGVFVGDFTLISLTSLGAASLLKANPAVFLVVKFGGAAYLLWIGVGMLRAARQLWREHRAGALSESDGEPAAVAATEENPFRRALVISLLNPKAILFLLSFFTQFVDPSYGRPVLSFALLGGILQSFSLLYLSALIFAGTSLAAAFRRRKRLSAGLTSGVAVLFAGFAAKLAVSSA; the protein is encoded by the coding sequence GTGCTCGGAGTCAACGACCTGGCGACGTACGTCCTCGGCGCCCTGGTCATCGTGCTGCTGCCCGGCCCGAACTCGCTGTACGTCCTGTCCGTGGCCGCCCGCAAGGGCGTCCGCACCGGCTACCGCGCCGCCCTCGGCGTGTTCGTCGGCGACTTCACCCTGATCAGCCTGACCTCGCTCGGCGCGGCCTCCCTGCTGAAGGCCAACCCGGCGGTCTTCCTGGTGGTGAAGTTCGGCGGCGCCGCCTACCTGCTCTGGATCGGCGTCGGGATGCTGCGCGCCGCCCGCCAGCTCTGGCGCGAGCACCGCGCCGGGGCCCTGAGCGAGTCGGACGGGGAGCCGGCGGCCGTCGCCGCCACCGAGGAGAACCCCTTCCGTCGGGCGCTGGTGATCAGCCTGCTCAACCCGAAGGCCATCCTGTTCCTGCTGTCCTTCTTCACCCAGTTCGTCGACCCCTCGTACGGCCGGCCGGTGCTCTCCTTCGCCCTCCTCGGCGGGATCCTGCAGAGCTTCAGCCTGCTCTACCTCTCGGCCCTGATCTTCGCCGGCACCAGCCTGGCCGCCGCCTTCCGCCGCCGCAAGCGCCTCTCCGCCGGCCTGACCAGCGGCGTCGCCGTCCTCTTCGCCGGCTTCGCCGCCAAGCTCGCCGTCTCCTCCGCCTGA
- a CDS encoding alpha/beta hydrolase, producing MRAVQPAGAVTAAPARSRSAARLRAAAVACAVTGLLLGGCSAPGADPGPASPPSTGPASPSSSSARPVAGAAPATPLEPLPAGIPAALAGYYGQKLSWQPCDSGFECTTFKVPLDYAKPEGGDISLTAARRRSDGSAKRIGSLLLNPGGPGGSAVEYLEAAAGGYDPGVRGAYDLVGLDPRGVGRSSPVGCLSGERMDAYTAVDITPDDQAETDALVKADKEFADACRQTSGALLGHVSTVEAARDMDVLRALLGDDQLHYVGKSYGTYLGATYAGLFPARVGRLVLDGAMDPSLDSVAGNRTQAGGFETAWAAFAKDCVKRDGCPVGTTEQQAGERLDALFKSIDAQPLATDSGRRLTESQATTGVIEAMYAEFLWPNLRSALADARAGDGTGLLNLSDSYYNRGDDGSYPNLMFANMAVNCLDLPAPFAAPADVQRAVPDFEQSSPHFGRDMAWMALACGYWPVAATGAPHTVRAAGAAPIVVVGTVRDPATPYAWAQSLAGQLESGRLITYDGDGHTAYGRHNTCVDGAVNRYLLTGQAPDNGLSCAK from the coding sequence ATGCGCGCAGTCCAGCCGGCCGGAGCAGTGACCGCAGCACCTGCCCGATCGCGGTCGGCCGCCCGGCTGCGAGCGGCCGCCGTGGCGTGCGCGGTCACCGGGCTGCTGCTGGGCGGTTGCTCCGCCCCGGGCGCGGACCCGGGGCCGGCCTCGCCGCCCTCCACCGGGCCGGCGTCCCCGTCGTCCTCGTCGGCCCGGCCCGTCGCCGGTGCGGCCCCGGCCACCCCGTTGGAGCCGCTGCCGGCCGGGATCCCGGCCGCCCTCGCCGGCTACTACGGGCAGAAGCTCAGCTGGCAGCCCTGCGACTCGGGCTTCGAGTGCACCACGTTCAAGGTCCCGCTCGACTACGCGAAGCCGGAGGGCGGCGACATCTCCCTGACCGCGGCCCGACGCCGGTCGGACGGCAGCGCGAAGAGGATCGGCTCGCTGCTGCTCAACCCGGGCGGGCCCGGCGGATCGGCGGTCGAGTACCTGGAGGCCGCGGCCGGCGGCTACGACCCGGGGGTGCGCGGCGCGTACGACCTGGTCGGCCTCGACCCGCGCGGGGTCGGCCGCAGCAGCCCCGTCGGCTGCCTGAGCGGCGAGCGGATGGACGCCTACACCGCCGTCGACATCACCCCGGACGACCAGGCCGAGACGGACGCCCTGGTGAAGGCCGACAAGGAGTTCGCCGACGCCTGCCGGCAGACGTCCGGCGCGTTGCTCGGCCACGTCAGCACCGTCGAGGCGGCCCGCGACATGGACGTCCTGCGGGCCCTGCTCGGCGACGACCAACTGCACTACGTGGGCAAGTCGTACGGCACCTACCTCGGCGCGACGTACGCCGGGCTCTTCCCGGCCCGGGTCGGCCGGCTGGTGCTCGACGGCGCCATGGACCCCTCGCTCGACTCGGTGGCCGGCAACCGCACCCAGGCCGGCGGCTTCGAGACCGCCTGGGCCGCCTTCGCCAAGGACTGCGTGAAACGGGACGGCTGCCCGGTCGGCACGACCGAGCAGCAGGCGGGCGAGCGGCTCGACGCGCTGTTCAAGTCGATCGACGCCCAGCCGCTGGCCACCGACTCGGGGCGGCGGCTGACCGAGTCGCAGGCCACCACCGGGGTGATCGAGGCGATGTACGCCGAATTCCTCTGGCCCAACCTGCGCAGCGCCCTCGCCGACGCCCGGGCGGGGGACGGCACCGGCCTGCTGAACCTCTCCGACTCGTACTACAACCGCGGCGACGACGGCTCCTACCCGAACCTGATGTTCGCCAACATGGCGGTCAACTGCCTGGATCTGCCGGCGCCCTTCGCCGCGCCGGCGGACGTCCAGCGGGCGGTGCCGGACTTCGAGCAGTCCTCCCCGCACTTCGGCCGCGACATGGCCTGGATGGCGCTGGCCTGCGGCTACTGGCCGGTCGCGGCCACCGGCGCGCCGCACACCGTGCGGGCGGCCGGCGCCGCCCCGATCGTGGTCGTCGGCACCGTCCGCGACCCGGCGACCCCGTACGCCTGGGCCCAGTCGCTGGCCGGCCAGCTGGAGTCCGGCCGGCTGATCACCTACGACGGCGACGGCCACACGGCCTACGGGCGGCACAACACCTGCGTGGACGGCGCCGTGAACCGTTACCTACTGACCGGCCAGGCGCCGGACAACGGGTTGAGCTGCGCAAAGTAA
- a CDS encoding DNA polymerase III subunit delta': MAVWDDLVGQERVVEQLTAAAGAARATVLAGRGSGPVEGTNASLMTHAWLFTGPPGAGQITAARAFAAALQCTSPDLELGGTPGCGFCDGCHTVMAGSHADVKFVRTDGLSISVKDMRDLVLRASSYPTGGRWSVIMIDAAHRLTEAAANALLKAVEEPSPRTVWLLCAPSVQDVLPTIRSRARLLVLRTPAAEAVADMLVRRDGVEPETARLAALAGQGDVERAHRLAVDEQARGRRADVLRIPLEVADIGGCLSAAQRLVDTAKADADALAETQDARETGDLKAAYGAAEGSKAPRGMAGAVKELEKRQKSRATRTRRETLGVALLDLLGFYRDVLAIQLGATGALANEDQRPALAKVASGGPPEGTLRRIEAVLACRQALDRNVDPLLAVEAMTVALRAG, from the coding sequence GTGGCCGTCTGGGACGACCTGGTGGGCCAGGAGCGGGTGGTCGAGCAGCTGACCGCCGCCGCCGGGGCGGCCAGGGCGACGGTCCTCGCCGGGCGCGGCAGCGGGCCGGTGGAGGGCACCAACGCCTCCCTGATGACGCACGCCTGGCTGTTCACCGGGCCGCCCGGAGCCGGCCAGATCACCGCCGCCCGCGCGTTCGCGGCCGCCCTCCAGTGCACCAGCCCCGACCTCGAACTCGGCGGCACCCCCGGCTGCGGGTTCTGCGACGGCTGCCACACCGTGATGGCCGGCAGTCACGCCGACGTGAAGTTCGTCCGTACCGACGGGCTGTCGATCAGCGTCAAGGACATGCGTGACCTGGTGCTGCGCGCCTCCAGCTACCCGACCGGCGGCCGCTGGTCGGTGATCATGATCGACGCCGCCCACCGGCTCACCGAAGCGGCCGCCAACGCCCTGCTGAAGGCCGTCGAGGAGCCCTCCCCGCGGACGGTCTGGCTGCTCTGCGCGCCGTCGGTCCAGGACGTGCTGCCGACCATCCGCTCGCGCGCCCGGCTGCTGGTGCTGCGCACCCCGGCCGCCGAGGCGGTCGCCGACATGCTGGTCCGGCGGGACGGGGTCGAGCCGGAGACGGCCCGGCTGGCCGCGCTGGCGGGGCAGGGCGACGTGGAGCGGGCGCACCGGCTGGCGGTGGACGAGCAGGCCCGTGGCCGCCGGGCCGATGTGCTGCGGATCCCCCTGGAGGTCGCCGACATCGGCGGCTGCCTGAGCGCCGCCCAGCGGCTGGTGGACACCGCGAAGGCCGACGCGGACGCCCTGGCCGAGACGCAGGACGCCCGGGAGACCGGCGACCTGAAGGCCGCGTACGGGGCCGCCGAGGGGTCCAAGGCCCCGCGGGGCATGGCCGGGGCGGTGAAGGAGCTGGAGAAGCGCCAGAAGAGCCGGGCGACCAGGACGCGCCGCGAGACCCTGGGCGTCGCCCTGCTCGACCTGCTGGGCTTCTACCGGGACGTGCTGGCGATCCAGCTCGGGGCCACCGGGGCGCTGGCCAACGAGGACCAGCGGCCGGCCCTGGCGAAGGTCGCCTCGGGCGGACCGCCGGAGGGGACGCTGCGCCGGATCGAGGCGGTGCTGGCCTGCCGCCAGGCGCTGGACCGCAACGTCGACCCGCTGCTGGCGGTCGAGGCGATGACCGTCGCCCTGCGGGCGGGCTGA